In Gallaecimonas xiamenensis 3-C-1, the following proteins share a genomic window:
- the astE gene encoding succinylglutamate desuccinylase: MFKDNDILAFTLAHPEGAEPASFTTAQGLTLDIWDSGIFCLTPPNPGRKDIILSCGVHGNETAPIEIVRDLAKALLSGQLPLAHRLLILIGNPPAINAGKRELEENLNRLFSGAHAKGGSDNGERRRAKALEEAVARFYNARPGAERQDALRLHYDLHTAIRGSRHEKFVVYPFLHGKPRSREQVMFLAACGVDTVLLSESPTTTFSYFSTQQFAAHGFTVELGKVRPFGENDMSRFAAAAQSLAALVSQAELVLPPYDETKLNLYRISRVINKTSEAFRFTFGEDVENFTPFPQGHLLAQDGDLEHRVALAEEAVIFPNAKVAIGQRACLLVTRTQLD; the protein is encoded by the coding sequence ATGTTCAAGGATAACGATATCCTCGCCTTTACCCTGGCCCACCCCGAGGGGGCCGAGCCGGCGTCCTTTACCACAGCCCAGGGCCTGACCCTGGACATCTGGGACAGCGGCATTTTCTGCCTGACCCCCCCAAACCCCGGCCGCAAAGACATCATTCTGTCTTGCGGCGTCCACGGCAACGAAACCGCCCCCATCGAAATCGTCCGGGACTTGGCCAAGGCGCTGTTGAGCGGCCAGCTGCCCTTGGCGCACCGGCTGCTGATCCTTATCGGCAACCCGCCGGCCATCAATGCCGGCAAGCGGGAGCTGGAAGAAAACCTCAACCGCCTCTTTAGCGGTGCCCACGCCAAGGGCGGCAGCGACAACGGCGAGCGGCGCCGGGCCAAGGCCCTGGAAGAGGCGGTGGCCCGTTTCTACAACGCCCGCCCCGGCGCAGAGCGCCAGGATGCCCTGCGCCTCCATTACGATCTGCACACCGCCATTCGCGGCTCGCGGCACGAAAAGTTCGTGGTCTACCCCTTCCTGCACGGCAAGCCCCGCAGCCGCGAACAGGTGATGTTCCTGGCCGCCTGCGGGGTCGATACGGTGCTGCTGTCGGAAAGCCCCACTACCACTTTCAGTTACTTTTCCACCCAGCAGTTTGCCGCCCACGGCTTTACCGTGGAACTGGGCAAGGTCAGGCCCTTTGGCGAGAACGACATGAGCCGTTTTGCCGCCGCAGCGCAAAGCCTGGCGGCCCTGGTCAGCCAGGCCGAGCTGGTCCTACCGCCTTATGACGAGACAAAGCTTAACCTGTACCGCATCAGCCGGGTGATCAATAAAACCAGCGAAGCCTTTCGCTTTACCTTCGGTGAGGATGTGGAGAACTTTACGCCCTTTCCCCAGGGCCACCTGTTGGCCCAGGACGGCGACTTGGAACACAGGGTAGCGCTGGCAGAAGAAGCGGTGATCTTCCCCAATGCCAAGGTGGCGATAGGGCAGAGGGCTTGCCTGTTGGTAACCCGCACCCAGCTTGATTGA
- the pdhA gene encoding pyruvate dehydrogenase (acetyl-transferring) E1 component subunit alpha, whose translation MTFTSKSTVTQVRYLDDEGNVVQPLPAWADDLDLLINFYKNMVLVRTYDKKAIALQRTGQMGTYPSHLGAEAVGIGVGMSMAVEDVYVPYYRDMPTMLMRGATMVHNMLYWGGSEQGSYFNRPDGQLSEDFPICVPIATQCTHATGVAAAFKLRGEKRVAVTSIGDGGTSKGDFLEALNCAGAWQLPCVFVINNNQWAISVPRTIQCGAPTLAQKAVGAGIPGVQVDGNDIIAVFDVMKKALERARTGKGTTLVEAVSYRLSDHTTADDATRYRPAEEVNDAWKREPIKRLRQYLHNQGVWDETKELAWQSDCNQQVQAAVEQYLATTQEPPEAMFDYHYESLGEPLASQRQQLINKAMRMAGGNHG comes from the coding sequence ATGACCTTTACGTCAAAGTCAACTGTCACCCAGGTGCGTTACCTGGATGACGAAGGCAACGTGGTTCAGCCGCTACCCGCCTGGGCAGACGACCTGGATCTGTTGATCAACTTCTATAAAAACATGGTGCTGGTGCGCACCTACGATAAAAAAGCTATCGCCCTGCAGCGTACCGGGCAGATGGGCACCTATCCGTCGCACCTGGGTGCCGAGGCCGTCGGTATCGGTGTGGGCATGTCCATGGCGGTAGAAGACGTCTATGTGCCCTATTACCGCGATATGCCCACCATGCTGATGCGCGGCGCCACCATGGTGCACAACATGCTCTATTGGGGCGGCAGCGAACAGGGCAGCTATTTTAACCGCCCCGACGGCCAGCTGTCCGAAGACTTTCCCATCTGCGTTCCCATCGCCACCCAGTGCACCCATGCCACCGGCGTGGCCGCCGCCTTTAAGCTGCGCGGCGAAAAGCGGGTAGCGGTTACCTCCATCGGTGACGGCGGCACCTCCAAAGGGGACTTCCTCGAAGCCCTCAACTGCGCCGGTGCCTGGCAGCTGCCCTGCGTCTTTGTGATCAACAACAACCAGTGGGCCATCTCGGTGCCCCGCACCATCCAGTGCGGTGCTCCCACCCTGGCCCAGAAGGCCGTGGGCGCCGGCATCCCCGGGGTGCAGGTGGACGGCAACGACATCATCGCCGTCTTTGACGTGATGAAAAAGGCCCTGGAACGGGCCCGTACCGGCAAGGGTACCACCCTGGTAGAAGCGGTTTCTTACCGTTTGTCCGACCACACCACCGCCGACGACGCCACCCGTTACCGCCCGGCCGAAGAAGTGAACGACGCCTGGAAGCGCGAGCCCATCAAGCGCCTGCGCCAATACCTGCACAATCAAGGGGTCTGGGACGAAACCAAGGAACTGGCCTGGCAGAGCGACTGCAACCAGCAGGTGCAAGCCGCCGTGGAGCAGTACCTGGCCACCACCCAAGAGCCTCCCGAGGCCATGTTCGATTACCACTACGAGTCCCTTGGGGAACCGCTGGCCAGCCAGCGCCAGCAACTGATCAACAAGGCCATGCGCATGGCGGGAGGTAACCATGGCTAA
- a CDS encoding alpha-ketoacid dehydrogenase subunit beta yields the protein MAKVTLLEAVNMALHHEMAADENVVCLGEDIGTNGGVFRATVGLKDKFGFKRVMDTPLAEGLIGGLTVGMASQGLRPVAEFQFQGFIFPAMEQIICQAARMRSRTRGRITLPLVYRAPFGGFIHAPEHHSESVEALFAHIPGLRVVIPSSPARAYGLLLAAIRSNDPVMFFEPKRIYRTVKHEVQDNGQALPLDVAFILRQGADITLVSWGASVNETLVAAEQLAEQGISAEVIDLATIKPLDIDTILKSVRKTGRLCIVHEAAKSFGVGAEIAAQVAEKALWDLKAPIARVTGYDVTMPYYQNEKYYQIHPEDILLEVKNVMEHSA from the coding sequence ATGGCTAAGGTGACGCTGCTCGAAGCAGTGAACATGGCCCTGCACCATGAAATGGCGGCCGACGAGAACGTGGTGTGCCTGGGTGAAGATATCGGTACCAACGGCGGCGTGTTCCGGGCCACCGTAGGCCTCAAGGACAAGTTCGGCTTCAAGCGGGTGATGGACACCCCCTTGGCCGAGGGCCTGATTGGCGGCCTGACCGTGGGCATGGCCTCCCAGGGCCTGCGCCCGGTGGCGGAATTCCAGTTCCAGGGTTTTATCTTCCCGGCCATGGAGCAGATCATCTGCCAGGCGGCCCGTATGCGCAGCCGCACCCGTGGCCGCATCACCCTGCCGCTGGTTTACCGGGCGCCCTTTGGTGGCTTTATCCATGCCCCCGAGCACCACAGTGAAAGCGTCGAAGCCCTGTTTGCCCATATCCCGGGCCTGCGGGTGGTGATCCCCTCCAGCCCGGCCCGCGCCTATGGGCTGCTGCTGGCGGCCATTCGCAGCAATGACCCGGTGATGTTCTTCGAACCCAAGCGCATCTACCGCACCGTCAAACACGAGGTGCAAGACAACGGCCAGGCCCTGCCTTTGGACGTGGCTTTTATCCTGCGCCAAGGCGCCGACATCACCCTGGTCAGCTGGGGCGCGTCGGTCAACGAAACCCTGGTGGCCGCCGAGCAGCTGGCCGAGCAGGGGATCAGTGCCGAGGTCATCGACCTTGCCACCATCAAGCCTCTTGATATCGACACCATTTTGAAATCGGTACGCAAGACCGGGCGCCTTTGCATCGTCCATGAGGCGGCCAAGAGCTTTGGTGTGGGCGCCGAAATCGCCGCCCAGGTGGCCGAGAAGGCCCTTTGGGATCTCAAGGCGCCTATCGCCAGGGTCACCGGCTACGACGTCACCATGCCCTACTACCAAAACGAGAAGTACTACCAGATCCACCCGGAAGACATTCTTCTGGAAGTGAAAAATGTCATGGAGCACAGCGCATGA
- a CDS encoding dihydrolipoamide acetyltransferase family protein: MKYFKLPDLGEGLPEAEIVEWHVKAGDEVEVDQVLASMETAKAIVDVPSPIKGTIAKLFGEVGDVIHTGSPLVGFEGEEEDAGTVVGKVSGHGAVAGGEDSFVAGNAMAPVAGSRIQALPATRLLAKQLGVDIEELKGSGNGGVVTEADVQKAFEADDSLSNNEIIKGARRAMTDAMRHAFETVVPVTLMDDADVSNWEPGQDPTVRLIRAMSDACAAEPALNAHFNAATYSRRLFDKVDLGIAVDSPHGLYVPVLRDIANRDTQSLRQGLDKMIKDVKDRRVPQDELKGATITLSNFGAIAGRYANPIITPPQVAIVGAGRSYETAVLKDGQWQAKKMLPLSVTMDHQACTGGEAARFLKALKASLEKPAL, from the coding sequence ATGAAATACTTCAAACTGCCCGACCTGGGCGAAGGTTTGCCCGAAGCCGAAATCGTCGAATGGCATGTCAAGGCCGGTGACGAGGTAGAGGTGGACCAGGTGCTGGCCTCCATGGAAACCGCCAAGGCCATCGTCGACGTCCCGTCCCCCATCAAAGGCACCATCGCCAAGCTGTTTGGCGAAGTAGGGGATGTGATCCACACCGGCTCCCCCCTGGTGGGCTTTGAAGGGGAAGAAGAAGACGCCGGCACCGTGGTGGGCAAGGTCTCCGGCCATGGCGCCGTAGCCGGCGGCGAAGACAGCTTTGTGGCCGGTAACGCCATGGCGCCGGTAGCCGGTTCACGCATCCAGGCCCTGCCAGCCACCCGCCTGCTGGCCAAGCAGCTGGGTGTGGATATCGAAGAACTTAAAGGCAGTGGCAACGGCGGCGTGGTCACCGAAGCGGACGTGCAAAAGGCCTTCGAAGCCGACGACAGCCTGTCCAACAACGAGATCATCAAAGGTGCGCGCCGCGCCATGACCGACGCCATGCGCCACGCCTTTGAAACCGTAGTGCCGGTAACCCTGATGGACGACGCCGACGTCTCCAACTGGGAGCCGGGCCAGGACCCGACGGTGCGGCTGATCCGGGCCATGAGCGACGCCTGCGCCGCCGAACCGGCCCTGAACGCCCATTTCAACGCCGCTACCTACAGCCGCCGCCTCTTTGACAAGGTGGACCTGGGGATAGCGGTGGACAGCCCCCACGGCCTCTATGTGCCGGTGCTGAGGGACATCGCCAACCGCGATACCCAAAGCCTGCGCCAAGGCCTGGACAAGATGATCAAGGACGTCAAGGACCGCCGGGTACCCCAGGACGAGCTCAAGGGCGCCACCATCACCCTGTCCAACTTCGGCGCCATTGCCGGCCGTTACGCCAATCCCATCATCACGCCGCCCCAGGTGGCCATAGTGGGGGCAGGGCGCAGCTATGAAACGGCCGTGCTCAAAGACGGCCAATGGCAAGCCAAGAAAATGCTGCCCCTGTCGGTGACCATGGACCACCAGGCCTGCACCGGCGGCGAAGCGGCCCGTTTCCTAAAAGCCCTCAAGGCTTCTTTGGAAAAACCGGCCCTCTAA
- a CDS encoding M14 family metallopeptidase: MLLPLLLGALVAAPLPPELPWQGKTLALIDSQNPTPAEASQFQTTPDYDATLAYLKALASAHPELKLARFGKSGQGRDLWVVTLGQPGNGKPTLLLQAGIHAGEIDGKDGGLMFLRDWGAGQHRDLLAKVNLVFVPIFNADGHERASPFNRPNQRGPQNMGWRANARNLNLNRDYTKLDSPEMQAMVGLINQVDPSLYIDVHVTDGEDWQYDSLVAINTTYAPASSRWLTRVFRPRLYRDLKALGHQPGDFLFLEDGRQPDKGAILWQAEPRYSNGYGPLRNLPTVLVENHSLKGYQRRVLGTYALVQSALELLVEKGTDLQAAIAADRAARPAQLPLAFGRGDAPTLTTLAGVAFEHYQSPISGRQEIRWLGRPQSWPKVPVWPMDKATVTATRPKAYLIPAQWQQVISRLAEQGIAMTRLDSPTQVKARQFWIDGADFAASPYEGHFRVNPKGHWQEVTQTLPAGSVRISTDQPLGNLAMVLLEPAAPDSFLQWGFFNTVFSRTEYMEGYVVEPMAKAMLADPAIKAAFDKALADPAFAKDPDARLRWFYERSPYYDKAYLRYPVLRQE; encoded by the coding sequence ATGCTGCTACCCTTGTTGCTTGGCGCCCTTGTGGCGGCCCCCTTGCCCCCCGAATTGCCCTGGCAGGGTAAGACCCTGGCCCTTATCGACAGCCAAAACCCTACCCCGGCCGAGGCCAGCCAGTTCCAGACCACCCCGGATTACGACGCCACCCTGGCCTACCTCAAGGCCCTGGCCAGCGCCCACCCAGAGCTGAAGCTTGCCCGCTTCGGCAAAAGCGGCCAGGGGCGCGATCTGTGGGTGGTCACCTTGGGCCAACCGGGTAACGGCAAGCCCACCTTGCTGTTGCAGGCGGGCATTCATGCCGGGGAGATAGACGGCAAGGACGGCGGCCTGATGTTCCTGCGCGACTGGGGTGCCGGCCAGCACCGGGACTTGCTGGCCAAGGTCAACCTGGTGTTTGTGCCCATCTTCAATGCCGACGGCCACGAAAGGGCCAGCCCCTTTAACAGACCCAACCAGCGCGGCCCCCAGAACATGGGCTGGCGCGCCAATGCCCGCAACCTCAACCTCAACCGCGACTACACCAAACTGGACAGCCCCGAGATGCAAGCCATGGTGGGGCTTATCAACCAGGTGGACCCCAGCCTCTATATCGATGTGCATGTGACCGACGGCGAAGACTGGCAGTACGACAGCCTGGTGGCCATCAACACCACCTACGCCCCGGCCAGCAGCCGCTGGCTGACCCGGGTTTTTCGGCCAAGGCTCTATCGGGATCTCAAGGCCCTTGGCCACCAGCCGGGGGACTTTTTATTCCTGGAAGACGGCCGCCAGCCCGACAAAGGCGCCATCTTGTGGCAGGCCGAGCCGCGCTATTCCAATGGCTATGGCCCCCTTCGCAACCTGCCGACCGTGCTGGTGGAAAACCACAGCCTAAAAGGCTACCAGCGGCGGGTGCTGGGGACCTATGCCTTGGTGCAAAGCGCCCTTGAACTGCTGGTCGAGAAGGGCACTGACTTGCAGGCGGCCATCGCCGCCGACCGGGCAGCCCGGCCGGCGCAGCTGCCCCTGGCCTTTGGCCGGGGCGATGCCCCCACCCTGACCACCCTGGCCGGTGTCGCCTTCGAGCATTATCAAAGCCCCATTTCCGGGCGCCAGGAGATCCGCTGGCTGGGCCGCCCCCAAAGCTGGCCCAAGGTGCCGGTCTGGCCCATGGACAAAGCCACCGTCACGGCAACGCGCCCCAAGGCCTACCTTATTCCGGCCCAGTGGCAGCAGGTAATAAGCCGCCTTGCCGAGCAGGGCATTGCCATGACCCGCCTCGACAGCCCCACCCAGGTCAAGGCCCGGCAATTTTGGATAGACGGCGCCGACTTTGCCGCCAGCCCCTATGAGGGGCACTTTCGGGTCAACCCCAAGGGCCATTGGCAGGAGGTGACCCAAACCCTGCCAGCCGGCTCGGTGCGCATCAGTACCGACCAGCCCCTTGGCAACCTGGCCATGGTGCTGCTGGAGCCGGCGGCGCCGGACAGCTTCTTGCAATGGGGCTTTTTCAATACGGTGTTCAGCCGCACCGAGTACATGGAGGGTTATGTGGTAGAGCCCATGGCCAAGGCCATGCTGGCTGACCCGGCCATCAAAGCCGCCTTTGACAAGGCCCTTGCCGACCCGGCCTTTGCCAAGGACCCGGATGCCAGGCTGCGCTGGTTCTATGAGCGCAGCCCCTATTACGATAAGGCCTATCTGCGCTACCCGGTGCTGCGCCAAGAGTAA